The sequence ACGGAGCAATATACTTTTACCATTCCCGAGATCTCCATAAAAAATCAAGTTCTCTCCGTTCTCCACAAATCTCTTTGCGTCGCTTAAACAATCCCTTAGAATAAGGTAAGGAATTCTCTGCTCACCAATTACTCCATCATCAATCAAATGATTTGAGATATCACCATACATAATCATCGTTTCGACATCTGCGTCTTTAACTTCTACAGATTCGTGAGATACTTCATATCTAACAAGAGATTGCAGCTCTGTTTCAGGAGAATCGTCGAAAATTTCCTCGCTATGCTTGTCAATGAGGTTGGAGAATCCGTCTACTCCTATTGGCAAAATATAACCGAAGCGAGACAAAGTAAATTCGGTCTTTTGGTCTGGATTTTTTCGGGTGATAAAATAGGTCTTTTCCTTAAGCTCCTGATTTTCAAAAAGAGTTTTTTGTATCTCAATGTCATACATAGAATAGCCAACAAACACTATTGCACTAGCTCTTTCTAGGTCTTTTTTAAAATAGTAGTACCAATCAGACTCGGTGAACGACTCTGGCGATATATATGACGATGTAGATAATTTAAAGCTTTCCTCAATTGTTTCTTCAGTTAAACTATCTATGGATCCATTAAGATGTATGCAAAGGGATTCTCTTTTATAATACTCGGTTGTTGGATAGTTTGTATCCACACATTCGACAACCTTGCCAACGTTTGCTGATGCAATTTCTACGCTTTTATCGTAGTTAGTAGTGTATATTCTACGCCAGTTAATTTTGCAAATATTGTCGTGAGTCCTGTCTGTATTTTTTAAAGTATACTTTTTCTTTAATAGACTTATAAGATCACTTTTTTCGCCAACTTGCAGGTAATAGTCAGTTGCGAAGCGTAAATCATCATCCTCAGGAAATTCGCCAAGCCGACATATTTCTTTTGCCAAATCTTTTGCCATTGATGGATCTTTATCAGATACATCTTTTGTACACTTGGAAAACCCAGCACCTGTAAACATAACTGCCTTGCCAGTAGACAGTAGTGAAACTAACTCCGCTGTATCAACTTCTTCTTTTTTTAAATTTCTTCTGTCTACTTTGATTTTCATATATTTACCATAGTAAAAATTTCAACATTTAATGCTTGAAAACTAAATTTCATAATTAACAATAATGGCGATATAATGTTTAGATAACCGGAATCGTTCTATCCCAAACTTGCCGTAAAACCTGTCACTAACAAGATTTCCGGTTAATCGTCGTTGTTGACTCGCCGCTACTGGAGCTATGGGGATCCGATTCCCTTCTTTGGGTTTACTATGCCCCAGCCTTAAGAGCAGTGCAATTCAATGACGGATAAAATGGCAGGCTTTTCAGTGACATCAGTGTTATTTATAGAATAAACGCTCACCTGTTGAGTTTAATAGAAGTGTGTTTAAATAACGCCCTCTAACCACCCTGCTGCAATCGCCAGGTGAGACCAGAGCCGCGCTGGCTGACCGTATCCAGGGCGTTGTGCAGTTGCTGGGTGGGGGCGAACAGGGTCAGTTTTTTACGGGCTCTTGTGATGCCGGTGTAGAGTAACTCGCGGCTGACAAACTGGCCCGGGTTATCACCCAAACACAATATGCCATGCTCAAATTCTGAGCCCTGGGATTTGTGAATGGTCATGGCATACAAAGGCTGCCAGGCGGGCAGACGGCTGGTCAGCACTGCGCGCAGTTCGCCGTTGTCCTGCTCAAACCATACCTTTAAAAGGCCGTTATCATCGGGCAGGCAGATGCCGGTATCGCCGTTAAAAAGCTGCACCTGATAGTCATTTTGGGTCACCATTACCGGCAGGCCGGGGTAGGGTTCCTGCTGCGGTTTGATCCAGTTACGGCGGGTCAGGTTCAGGGCTATCTGACGGTTCAGCGCTTCGCTGCCCCAGGGGCCTTTGCGGGTGGCACACAACACCTGCTGTTTGGCCAGTTCAGCAAAAGCACCCTTAACATCTTCGCCGGCCACTGCGGCAAAATAATCGCTCATTCCACGGCAGGCCAGTTCCACCAGTTCTGCCGGGCTGGCTTCACCGTACCAGTCAAGATCGTCAAACTCCCCTACCGACAGGCACTCCAGTACCTGAGTCAGGCTGCCCAGATTCACCGCCGCCGCCAGTCTGCCAATGCCACTTTTAATATCAAAGCGATGGCTCTTACTCAGCATCACCAGATTATCCTGTAAGCGACTTTTTTGTTCGCTGCAGGGGGTGAGGCTGAGCCCGGTGATCCGCTCAATGCGCTCAGTGGTGCTGCGGCTGAATTGCTGTTCTCCCCATAAGGGCACGCTGGCACAAATATCACTTAACACCGAGCCCACTTCCACCGAGGCCAGTTGCTGGCGATCGCCGAGCATCACCAGGCGGCAATGTGCCGGTAAGGCATCCAACAGCCTGGCCATCAGCGGCAGGTCCACCATCGAGGCTTCATCCAGGATCAGCATATCCAGCGCCAGCGGGTTATCCTGATTGTGACGAAAATGCTTACGGTTAGGAATGCTGCCGAGTAACCGGTGCAGGGTTGCGGCCTGGGCAGGCAGCGCCAGTTGCATGTCCTCGGGCAGTAATTTACGGGCCTGATTCATCGATTCGGTCAGGCGCATGGCGGCTTTACCCGTTGGCGCCGCCATGGCAATGCGCAGGGTTTTACCCTGTTCACGGGCCAGTGCCTGTACCAGCGCCATCAGTTTGGTTACTGTGGTGGTTTTACCGGTTCCCGGCCCGCCGGTAATAATACACAGGGCCTTACTGGCGGCCTGTACCACCGCTATCAGCTGCCAGTCCGGGCCATGCGCTTGCCCGTCCTTTAAGCCGTTTTCGAATAAGCTTTTCACCAGCGGTTTGCAGGCCTGTTCATCCAGCTGCAACTGCACCTCTGCAAGCCGGCAAAGCTTGTTGCACAGGTTCACTTCATACTGCCAGTAGCGTTGCAGGTACAGGGCCTGATTATCCAGCACCAGTGGCGTACTGACGCTGCCCTGCTGCTGAGGTTTGGTAACAGTGCGGCTTTGCTGTAACAGGCTCAAAAGCTGAGATTCAAATAACATCGGCAGTGGCTCACGCAATTCCGCCACCCACAGGTTATATAAACGGCACAGTTCGGTCAGTTGCACACACAAATGCTGGGCGCCCAGTTGCTGGCTGAGAATGCAGGCCACCAGGCCCATTTCCTGTGCCTGTTGTTCTTCCTGCTCTGCTATAAACAGCCCCAGCGCGGTATCCAGCGCATCAACAAAGCCCTTTTCCTGCAGGGGTTGCAGATAATGCCCGGCGCTTAACATAGTTCCAGTTGCTCCATCTGATTATCATCCCGGCTAATGCCGCTGAACAGCTTATCCAGCGCCATGATCAGTGCCTTCTGGGGGCGGGTGAAATAACAGCCGCTGTTCTTTTGCTCTGCCGTCATGCCGCGCAAAAACAAATAGCAGGCACCGCCCACATGGCGATCATAGTCATAATCCTGCAGGCGGCTTTGTAGCCAGCGATGCAGCGCCAGGGAGTACAGAATCGCCTGCAGTTCATAATCGTGCTCCTGCATGGCCTGGGCCATTGCCTCCTGGCTGTAATCGGCAAAGCTGTCACCCAGATGATTGGACTTATAGTCCGCCACATAGACCTTACCCTGATACATAAAAATCAAATCCACATAGCCTTTGAGGGCACCGTTTAAGGTCTCAAAATCATAATGGGCGTTCAGATCGGAGCGATAACGGTTAAGCACGGCATTAAAGGCACTGGCCTTGATCTGATTCACCGGCAAATGAAATTCCATTTCCGCCAGCAGCTGCTCAAGGTTATTCAGGCACAAACCGGCCTCAACAAAGGGGGTTTGCATTGCATCAGATAACCAGCTGGTCACCACCGGCCACCAGCGCGATTCAATACCATAACGCATGGCCTGCGCCTCAACCAGCTCTGCAAGTGGCGGGCTGTCGGGTTGCAGGGCATGTTCGAGTACATCGTGTAAAAATGAACCGGGCCGTGCGCCGCGGGGAAAGCTGAATCTGTCATCCTGCTCAGAATGTATTTCCGGCAACGGTGGCATAACAGTGATTGGCGCCTCGTCATAGCCCGGGGCCGGTAATTTATCCTGCTGCTGGCTGATGGCTGAATAACTGGTCAGGCGCCAGCGCTGATGATGGCTGTTACCCGGCACCGCACAGCTCAGCTGCTGCTCCTGTTGCTGCGCCTGCCGGTTTAGGCTGATAGGCGGCGTGGGTTCAATCAGCCGGTACTGAATATTCACCCCATCGGCCAGCGCCTCGAGCTTATCGGCCAGGATCGTACTATGCAGATTCTCTGTACCGCCGATAACCAGGTTACCCAGCGCGGTCTGTAACAGCCCTGATGCCTTGGTATTACCGCCGGTATTGGGGTGCCAGACGCCGAGGCTGCAATAATGCTCGGCCCGGGTCAGTGCCACATAAAACAAGCGGATATCCTCGGCTAAACGCTCATAGGCAGCCCGTTCAAGGGCGCTGTCGGCATTGGTAAAATCCACCCGCAACTGGTTTTCATCGTCGTGATACAGCGCCTCTTTGGTGGCGCTGTATTTACAGGCAAAAGGAATAAACACCAGCGGATATTCGAGCCCTTTAGAGGCATGCATGGTCACTATCTGCACCAGCTTGTCATCGGTTTCCAGACGCAATTGCTGGGCTTCATGATTATCATCGGGCTCCAGCAGGCTCTGGTGGTACCAGCGCAATAACTGGCTTTCGCCCCGGTGTTGCTGTTCCTGCTGTTGTAGTAATTCAAGCAAATGGCGCAGGTCTGTCAGCCGCCGCATACCATCTTCGAACCGGCGCATCAGCGATACCTGGATCTCCAGATTATCCAGCATCTGTGCCAGGGCGCTGGCGATCCCCTGCCGCTGCCACAGCTTTTGCCAGTGGAAAAACTGCCAGAGCAGATCCTGCCAACGCAGTTCATCTAAAAGCCACTGTTCAAACTGAGCGGCATCCAGGCCGACCATTTCAGTGAGCATAGCGGCCTTGACCAGACGCTCATCGGCAGGGTTGTGTATGGCCTTAAGCAGAATGTAGAGGTCGCGGGCCATCTGTGTGCTGAACACACTGCGGCGCACTAAAAACACGCTGTCGATATTGGCCTGGCGCAGGCCGGTGCGTATCATATCCGCTTCAATTTTATCCCGCACCAGTATCGCACAGTCACCGGGTTGCAGCGGCCGCTGCTGATCTTTTGCCTGGATCACCGCCTCGCCCTGCTCCGCCATTTGCAGCAGGCCGGCAATCTGATTCACACAATCCTGCACCAGAGGGGATTGCACCGCAGATAAGGCTTTGGGATCTTCGGTAGCCAGATAATTAAAGCAGATACCGGCCCGGGGCTGGCCCTGAACCAGTAAACGGGCTTGTTTGTCGGCTGCTTTGACCGGCA comes from Lacimicrobium alkaliphilum and encodes:
- the recB gene encoding exodeoxyribonuclease V subunit beta produces the protein MKPLDLPGFPLSGQSLIEASAGTGKTFTIVHLYLRLLIGHQCTPLKVDQILVVTFTNAATAELKHRIRSLIHRCSVDFYAGKSDDSLIQRLIDEVEDPQQAFQRLQLASRQMDEAAIFTIHSFCQRALVQHAFESGERYQQELILDESEHLNLAVKDFWRSEIASLQAPLLELVLSFWGEPVALQKKLRPLLSQSVQVQEPDEDPQQLFCRYRQCLQQTRDWWLQEQVAEQLLQAGLKKNTLLGKGEVIYRLDDFFRSEEVFFSGHKDGWQVLFPHKVQGAAAKTSKDLSHLNFGPFELLHKLEGELRQALQVSLSLKALAEVRQRLSNNKDQANQLSPDDLLSHLQRALGSRQGADLATAIRNQYPAALIDEFQDTDATQFGIFSTLYPPQGQHCLIMIGDPKQAIYAFRGADIFTYIQAKRLVDEQRRFTLDTNWRSRHELVEGVNHLFEQSRDGFLFNRDIPFMPVKAADKQARLLVQGQPRAGICFNYLATEDPKALSAVQSPLVQDCVNQIAGLLQMAEQGEAVIQAKDQQRPLQPGDCAILVRDKIEADMIRTGLRQANIDSVFLVRRSVFSTQMARDLYILLKAIHNPADERLVKAAMLTEMVGLDAAQFEQWLLDELRWQDLLWQFFHWQKLWQRQGIASALAQMLDNLEIQVSLMRRFEDGMRRLTDLRHLLELLQQQEQQHRGESQLLRWYHQSLLEPDDNHEAQQLRLETDDKLVQIVTMHASKGLEYPLVFIPFACKYSATKEALYHDDENQLRVDFTNADSALERAAYERLAEDIRLFYVALTRAEHYCSLGVWHPNTGGNTKASGLLQTALGNLVIGGTENLHSTILADKLEALADGVNIQYRLIEPTPPISLNRQAQQQEQQLSCAVPGNSHHQRWRLTSYSAISQQQDKLPAPGYDEAPITVMPPLPEIHSEQDDRFSFPRGARPGSFLHDVLEHALQPDSPPLAELVEAQAMRYGIESRWWPVVTSWLSDAMQTPFVEAGLCLNNLEQLLAEMEFHLPVNQIKASAFNAVLNRYRSDLNAHYDFETLNGALKGYVDLIFMYQGKVYVADYKSNHLGDSFADYSQEAMAQAMQEHDYELQAILYSLALHRWLQSRLQDYDYDRHVGGACYLFLRGMTAEQKNSGCYFTRPQKALIMALDKLFSGISRDDNQMEQLELC
- the recD gene encoding exodeoxyribonuclease V subunit alpha; translation: MLSAGHYLQPLQEKGFVDALDTALGLFIAEQEEQQAQEMGLVACILSQQLGAQHLCVQLTELCRLYNLWVAELREPLPMLFESQLLSLLQQSRTVTKPQQQGSVSTPLVLDNQALYLQRYWQYEVNLCNKLCRLAEVQLQLDEQACKPLVKSLFENGLKDGQAHGPDWQLIAVVQAASKALCIITGGPGTGKTTTVTKLMALVQALAREQGKTLRIAMAAPTGKAAMRLTESMNQARKLLPEDMQLALPAQAATLHRLLGSIPNRKHFRHNQDNPLALDMLILDEASMVDLPLMARLLDALPAHCRLVMLGDRQQLASVEVGSVLSDICASVPLWGEQQFSRSTTERIERITGLSLTPCSEQKSRLQDNLVMLSKSHRFDIKSGIGRLAAAVNLGSLTQVLECLSVGEFDDLDWYGEASPAELVELACRGMSDYFAAVAGEDVKGAFAELAKQQVLCATRKGPWGSEALNRQIALNLTRRNWIKPQQEPYPGLPVMVTQNDYQVQLFNGDTGICLPDDNGLLKVWFEQDNGELRAVLTSRLPAWQPLYAMTIHKSQGSEFEHGILCLGDNPGQFVSRELLYTGITRARKKLTLFAPTQQLHNALDTVSQRGSGLTWRLQQGG